The following are from one region of the Stigmatella ashevillena genome:
- a CDS encoding organic hydroperoxide resistance protein: MAPVTISPLYTATATAQGGRNGRVRSTDGVLDLALSMPKELGGAGGASTNPEQLFAAGYAACFESALRLVAGKAGKNVKEAAITGSATIGKTPDGGFGLAVELKGKLPGLSQEEAQQLMHAAHEVCPYSKATRGNIDVKLSVES, encoded by the coding sequence ATGGCTCCGGTCACCATCTCCCCGCTGTACACCGCCACCGCCACCGCCCAGGGAGGCCGCAATGGCCGCGTCCGCTCGACGGACGGCGTGTTGGATCTGGCGCTCTCCATGCCCAAGGAGCTGGGCGGCGCCGGGGGGGCCAGCACCAACCCCGAGCAGCTCTTCGCGGCCGGCTATGCCGCGTGCTTCGAGAGCGCGCTGCGGCTGGTGGCGGGCAAGGCGGGCAAGAACGTGAAGGAGGCGGCCATCACCGGCTCGGCCACCATCGGCAAGACGCCGGATGGCGGCTTCGGGTTGGCGGTGGAGCTGAAGGGCAAGCTGCCGGGCCTGTCGCAGGAAGAGGCCCAGCAGCTCATGCACGCCGCGCACGAGGTGTGTCCGTATTCGAAGGCCACGCGCGGCAACATCGACGTGAAGCTCTCCGTGGAGAGCTGA
- a CDS encoding SGNH/GDSL hydrolase family protein, with product MASSYPKRLLARTLIPLMLIGCARVILGPPGEPPQRQHIEADHPLIRYTGRFDFTAPKAPAFDWPGVSIEAAFEGTSCAVHLVDGNNNYNVSVDGKPSSVLRTSERDIYVLAQGLAEGRHTVRLTRRTESGFGPGTFHGFLLDPGRALVELPPRRERRLLFIGDSFTAGYGNEGQLGCQFSRGTENVERAYAALVARELGAEVSILAKSGRGVVRNYAEPGPVSAKPMPAYFAQARAEQEQPLWDFRRWAPDAVVINLGTNDFSTVPHPERESFVGGYEALIAAVRRVYPDVPLFCVAGPRMKEPGTELIEAVVARQRSRDGGRTHLALIRDTLEVPRDYGCDMHPNLTGHRKIADQLKPLLSSVLGWEQDGEVPLDDSFPETTLQAE from the coding sequence ATGGCCTCTTCGTATCCAAAGCGCCTTCTTGCCCGCACGCTCATCCCCCTGATGCTCATCGGGTGTGCCCGGGTCATCCTGGGGCCCCCCGGGGAGCCTCCCCAGCGCCAGCACATCGAGGCGGATCATCCGCTCATCCGGTACACGGGCCGCTTCGACTTCACCGCGCCGAAGGCCCCGGCGTTCGACTGGCCCGGGGTGAGCATCGAGGCCGCCTTCGAAGGCACGTCGTGCGCGGTCCACCTGGTGGACGGAAACAACAACTACAACGTCTCCGTGGATGGGAAGCCCTCGTCCGTGCTGCGCACCTCGGAGCGGGACATCTATGTGCTGGCCCAAGGGCTCGCCGAGGGACGGCACACGGTGCGGCTCACGCGGCGCACGGAGTCCGGGTTCGGGCCGGGCACCTTCCACGGCTTCCTCTTGGATCCGGGCCGGGCGCTGGTGGAGCTGCCGCCGCGGCGGGAGCGCCGGTTGCTCTTCATCGGAGATTCGTTCACCGCGGGCTATGGCAACGAGGGGCAACTGGGCTGCCAGTTCTCGCGGGGCACGGAGAACGTGGAGCGGGCCTATGCCGCCCTGGTGGCGCGCGAGCTGGGGGCGGAGGTCTCCATCCTCGCCAAGTCGGGTCGGGGCGTGGTCCGCAACTACGCGGAGCCCGGGCCCGTCTCGGCCAAGCCGATGCCCGCCTACTTCGCCCAGGCGCGGGCCGAGCAGGAACAACCCCTCTGGGACTTCCGCCGGTGGGCGCCCGATGCGGTCGTCATCAACCTGGGGACCAACGACTTCTCCACGGTGCCGCACCCGGAGCGGGAGTCCTTCGTGGGGGGATACGAGGCGCTCATCGCGGCGGTGCGGCGGGTGTATCCGGACGTGCCCCTGTTCTGTGTGGCGGGGCCTCGCATGAAGGAGCCTGGCACGGAGCTCATCGAGGCGGTCGTGGCGCGGCAGCGCTCCCGGGATGGAGGCCGCACGCACCTGGCCCTTATCCGCGACACCCTGGAGGTGCCCCGGGACTACGGCTGCGACATGCACCCCAATCTCACCGGGCACCGGAAGATCGCGGACCAGCTCAAGCCCCTCCTCTCCTCGGTCCTCGGGTGGGAGCAGGACGGGGAAGTCCCTCTGGACGACAGTTTCCCGGAGACGACGTTGCAAGCCGAGTGA